One part of the Rutidosis leptorrhynchoides isolate AG116_Rl617_1_P2 chromosome 1, CSIRO_AGI_Rlap_v1, whole genome shotgun sequence genome encodes these proteins:
- the LOC139883891 gene encoding probable sugar phosphate/phosphate translocator At5g25400 — MGKGGTLSESVLKKIILSYTYVAIWIFLSFTVIVYNKYILDRKMYNWPYPISLTMIHMGFCSSLAYVLVSVFKVVEPVQMTRDIYLKSVVPIGLLYALSLWLSNSAYIYLSVSFIQMLKALMPVAVYSIGVLFKKEGFKGDVMTNMLSISFGVAVAAYGEAKFNSWGVMLQLGAVCFEATRLVLIQILLTSKGITFNPITSLYYVAPCCFAFLSIPWMIVEFPKLRDTSSFHFDYLIFGSNSLCAFALNLAVFLLVGKTSALTMNVAGVVKDWLLIAFSWSVIKDTVTPINLFGYGIAFLGVGYYNHAKLQALKAKEAEKKVSQVDDESGKLLEERSAEKSARKTESDE, encoded by the coding sequence ATGGGCAAAGGTGGAACTTTAAGCGAATCAGTCCTCAAAAAAATCATACTTTCATACACTTACGTCGCAATATGGATCTTCCTCAGTTTCACTGTAATCGTCTACAACAAATACATCTTAGATCGCAAGATGTACAATTGGCCCTACCCAATTTCACTAACCATGATCCACATGGGTTTTTGTTCTTCATTAGCTTACGTCCTCGTTTCCGTTTTTAAAGTCGTTGAACCGGTTCAAATGACTCGCGACATTTACCTCAAATCGGTCGTACCAATCGGTTTGTTATACGCTTTATCTTTATGGTTATCTAATTCTGCTTATATTTATCTGTCTGTATCGTTTATTCAAATGCTTAAAGCTTTAATGCCTGTTGCTGTTTATTCAATTGGTGTATTGTTTAAAAAAGAAGGGTTTAAAGGTGATGTTATGACTAATATGTTATCGATTTCGTTTGGTGTTGCGGTTGCTGCTTATGGTGAAGCTAAATTTAATAGTTGGGGGGTTATGTTGCAATTAGGTGCTGTTTGTTTTGAAGCTACTAGATTGGTTTTGATTCAGATTTTGTTAACTAGTAAAGGGATTACGTTTAATCCGATTACGTCGTTGTATTATGTCGCGCCGTGTTGTTTCGCGTTTTTATCGATTCCTTGGATGATTGTTGAGTTTCCAAAGTTGAGGGATACTTCAAGTTTTCATTTTGATTACTTGATATTTGGGTCTAATTCGTTGTGCGCGTTTGCGTTGAATCTTGCTGTGTTTTTGCTTGTTGGAAAGACGTCTGCTTTAACTATGAATGTGGCTGGGGTTGTGAAAGATTGGTTGTTGATTGCGTTTTCGTGGTCTGTGATTAAGGATACTGTGACACCGATTAATTTGTTTGGGTATGGGATCGCGTTTTTGGGTGTTGGGTATTATAATCATGCTAAGTTACAAGCGCTTAAGGCGAAAGAAGCTGAAAAGAAGGTGAGCCAAGTGGACGATGAATCTGGGAAGTTGTTGGAAGAAAGAAGTGCGGAAAAATCAGCACGAAAGACTGAATCTGATGAATGA